The following are encoded in a window of Methylicorpusculum oleiharenae genomic DNA:
- a CDS encoding DUF502 domain-containing protein yields MSELLKSVKLSLNHFLVGAFAILPVYIVVQIFVWLVSFVLQSVFDVREWMGHYWITAAVFIAVYALLVYIGRELAKYRQSLIISLFDMLIERVPFLSGVYRVSKKVIDMFRGQGGNPVREVVYVEYPKDGVWVPAYVTNREDDRYVLYIPTSPNPTNGFTVIIHESKVIKSELNFEEVTSFMISVGSDFPKSHEARNLPR; encoded by the coding sequence ATGTCCGAACTTTTAAAATCCGTCAAACTCTCGCTCAATCACTTCCTGGTGGGAGCATTCGCAATCCTGCCCGTCTATATCGTCGTGCAGATCTTCGTCTGGCTGGTCAGCTTTGTGCTGCAGTCCGTTTTCGATGTCAGGGAATGGATGGGGCATTATTGGATTACCGCCGCTGTGTTCATTGCCGTCTATGCACTGCTGGTGTATATCGGACGCGAGTTGGCGAAATACCGGCAGTCCCTGATCATATCCCTGTTTGACATGCTCATCGAGCGGGTACCGTTCCTGAGCGGCGTTTATCGGGTCAGCAAGAAGGTGATCGACATGTTTCGCGGCCAAGGCGGGAATCCGGTGCGGGAAGTGGTCTACGTGGAATACCCCAAAGACGGCGTGTGGGTACCAGCCTATGTAACCAACCGGGAGGACGACCGCTATGTGCTCTATATTCCTACCTCGCCGAATCCCACCAATGGCTTCACGGTGATCATCCATGAATCCAAGGTGATTAAATCGGAATTGAATTTTGAGGAAGTCACCAGCTTTATGATCAGCGTAGGTTCCGATTTTCCCAAATCACACGAAGCGCGGAACCTGCCCCGGTAA
- a CDS encoding HAD-IC family P-type ATPase has translation MNDFLSRNPIRSLIPGILLSALLLLGFMVLREFLLTLAWALIITYVMWPPYQWLRHLLKDKATLSAAVMTTLIATVISLSAFWLAAMLQEEIKIAYQTLADNLTQEAYQLPDFIRRIPWLGSTAQEWIARLTSDRAELATQLADWVKQGMGGFARFLGGIGQNVLKLGVILVTVFFCFRDGKEITRQLHQGLVRFLGKYQDVYLQAAGNTTRAVVYGLVLAALAQGVIAGIGYFVAGVKAPVLFGAITALLALVPMGATLVWMPIGIMLVLMDQFWQGVGLLLWGFLVVSTVDNVIRPIVISGASQVPFLVVMFGVLGGLTTFGGIGLFLGPVILAVLLSVWQAWLKQQGQDKEAPGLDDSAHVPTETTSPQIPDQNWHALSTEAVLSTLDADENQGLTDDEIVRRRALYGSNRLPESKPRSAFMRFIVQFHNLLLYVLIGTASITAILGHWTDTGVILAVVMLNAVFGFIQEGKAENALWAIRQMLSAHAMVQRDGRRITVPAEELVPGDIVLLQPGDKVPADMRLLKVKNLQIQEAVLTGESVPVEKSAEAVACDAVLSDRLGMAYSGTLVTTGQASGLVVATGAQTEIGHISTLVSQVHTLTTPLLRQMAVFARWVTAAVLLLSIFMFMFGVWVRDFSAMDMFMIVVGMAVAAIPEGLPAILSVTLAIGVQRLATRKAIIRRLPAVETLGSVSVICTDKTGTLTRNEMTVRSLVTADQVLEVTGTGYDPHGDFLHDGLGVAVESTSIPQQVLRAGLFCNDAALEQGEEGWRIHGDPMEAALLIAAMKAGLNADEEGRNYPRTDLIPFDSEHRFMATMHHSHTGEALIFVKGAPERLLEMCVQQRAAAGDQAINRHYWQKQIELLARQGQRVLAVACKPAPSHNQELNFEDLNDGLVLLGLFGLIDPPRTEAIAAIKECQSAGIRVKMITGDHALTACSIAAQLNLVNSSEVITGHEMELMNDDELRGRVQETDVYARVSPEHKLRLVRLLQTDGVCVAMTGDGVNDAPALRRADIGIAMGHKGTEAAKEASVMVITDDNFATIVHAVKEGRAVYENLKKAVAFLLPVNGGESISIIVAILLGYTLPITPLQILWVNMVSSIALAMTLAFEPGEPDSMTHPPRPANEPILSGFLVWRILLVTALFAAGIFGIFKLSLYQGSTLEEARTYAVNTLVTMEVFYLFSVRYQRVSSLSFKRLFNSPAVLIGVTAVIILQLVFTYAPFMEAFFDSRPVDLVHGMEIIAIGVGMFGILELEKLFRRKVLVK, from the coding sequence ATGAATGATTTTTTAAGTAGAAACCCGATACGATCCTTGATTCCCGGCATTTTATTATCCGCTCTTTTATTGCTGGGCTTTATGGTGTTGCGTGAATTCTTGCTAACACTGGCATGGGCATTGATCATAACCTATGTCATGTGGCCACCTTACCAGTGGTTGAGGCATTTACTCAAAGACAAAGCCACCCTCAGTGCAGCAGTGATGACGACCCTTATTGCGACGGTGATCTCTTTGTCAGCCTTTTGGCTTGCTGCCATGCTACAAGAAGAAATCAAAATCGCTTATCAAACCTTAGCGGATAACTTAACTCAAGAAGCATATCAACTCCCCGACTTTATTCGGCGCATTCCCTGGCTGGGCTCTACTGCACAGGAATGGATCGCCCGGTTGACCAGTGACCGGGCAGAGCTGGCGACACAACTTGCAGACTGGGTAAAACAGGGGATGGGCGGATTTGCCCGATTCCTTGGTGGTATTGGGCAAAACGTTTTAAAACTGGGTGTTATCCTGGTTACGGTGTTCTTCTGTTTTCGCGATGGTAAAGAAATAACCAGGCAGTTGCATCAAGGACTGGTTCGATTTCTAGGAAAATATCAGGATGTATATCTACAAGCTGCCGGCAACACAACGCGTGCCGTCGTTTACGGCCTGGTGCTTGCGGCACTGGCACAGGGGGTAATAGCCGGGATTGGTTACTTTGTAGCAGGTGTCAAGGCACCCGTGCTGTTTGGAGCAATTACCGCGCTATTGGCGCTGGTTCCTATGGGTGCCACATTGGTGTGGATGCCCATTGGCATCATGTTGGTGCTTATGGATCAGTTTTGGCAGGGGGTAGGGCTATTGCTTTGGGGCTTTCTGGTAGTTAGCACGGTAGATAATGTAATTCGTCCAATAGTTATCAGTGGCGCTAGCCAAGTGCCCTTTCTTGTAGTGATGTTCGGTGTTTTGGGTGGACTCACGACCTTCGGCGGGATAGGCCTCTTTTTGGGCCCCGTGATTCTGGCTGTATTGCTGTCTGTTTGGCAGGCATGGCTGAAACAGCAAGGACAGGACAAAGAAGCACCCGGACTGGACGATAGCGCCCATGTGCCTACTGAAACAACCAGCCCCCAAATACCTGACCAAAACTGGCATGCATTATCCACAGAAGCCGTGCTCAGCACCCTTGACGCCGATGAAAACCAAGGCCTGACGGATGACGAGATCGTGCGTCGACGCGCTTTGTACGGTTCGAACCGCTTGCCTGAAAGCAAGCCACGATCGGCGTTTATGCGTTTCATCGTGCAATTTCATAATCTACTGCTCTATGTGTTAATCGGCACCGCAAGCATTACTGCGATACTGGGACACTGGACGGATACCGGTGTAATTTTGGCGGTGGTCATGCTGAATGCCGTGTTCGGCTTTATTCAGGAAGGCAAAGCCGAAAATGCACTGTGGGCAATACGGCAGATGCTGTCAGCACATGCCATGGTGCAGCGTGATGGACGGCGTATAACCGTACCCGCCGAAGAACTGGTGCCCGGCGATATCGTGCTGCTGCAACCGGGCGATAAAGTGCCTGCGGATATGAGGCTGCTAAAAGTCAAAAACCTGCAAATTCAAGAGGCAGTGCTGACCGGTGAATCAGTGCCGGTTGAAAAAAGCGCCGAAGCGGTTGCCTGCGATGCCGTATTGAGCGATCGGCTTGGCATGGCCTATTCCGGAACGCTGGTCACCACAGGTCAGGCATCAGGACTTGTGGTGGCGACCGGTGCTCAAACCGAAATCGGACATATCAGCACGCTGGTGTCGCAAGTACACACATTGACGACACCGTTGTTGCGGCAAATGGCGGTCTTTGCCCGCTGGGTTACCGCGGCGGTGTTGCTGCTGTCGATATTCATGTTTATGTTTGGTGTATGGGTGCGTGATTTCAGTGCGATGGACATGTTCATGATTGTCGTGGGGATGGCTGTCGCAGCCATCCCTGAAGGATTACCGGCTATTCTTTCGGTGACGCTGGCAATCGGCGTGCAGCGTCTAGCGACCCGCAAGGCGATTATTAGGCGCTTGCCGGCGGTGGAAACACTGGGCTCGGTCAGCGTGATTTGCACTGACAAAACCGGCACCCTGACGCGCAACGAGATGACGGTACGGTCGCTGGTGACGGCCGACCAAGTGCTTGAGGTTACGGGCACGGGCTACGATCCGCATGGCGATTTTCTGCACGATGGCTTGGGGGTAGCGGTCGAGTCGACCTCCATACCACAACAGGTATTGCGGGCAGGCCTGTTCTGTAATGATGCAGCGCTTGAGCAAGGGGAGGAAGGATGGCGCATTCACGGCGATCCGATGGAGGCGGCATTGCTGATTGCCGCCATGAAGGCTGGACTGAATGCGGACGAGGAAGGCAGAAATTACCCCCGTACCGACCTGATTCCTTTCGATTCCGAGCACAGGTTCATGGCAACGATGCACCACAGCCATACGGGTGAGGCGCTTATTTTTGTTAAGGGTGCGCCGGAACGTCTCCTGGAGATGTGCGTGCAGCAGCGCGCCGCAGCTGGCGACCAGGCAATCAACCGCCATTACTGGCAAAAGCAGATCGAATTGCTGGCTCGGCAAGGGCAACGGGTTTTGGCAGTGGCCTGTAAACCCGCGCCCAGTCATAACCAGGAGCTGAATTTCGAAGACTTGAATGATGGTCTGGTGTTGCTCGGGCTGTTTGGCCTGATTGATCCCCCACGCACCGAGGCTATCGCGGCGATCAAGGAATGCCAAAGCGCCGGTATTCGGGTCAAGATGATCACCGGCGATCATGCGCTTACAGCTTGCAGCATCGCCGCCCAGTTGAATCTGGTCAATTCGTCGGAAGTCATCACCGGTCACGAAATGGAGCTGATGAATGATGATGAATTACGTGGCCGGGTTCAGGAGACGGATGTCTACGCACGGGTCAGCCCGGAACATAAACTGCGTCTGGTCAGACTGCTGCAAACGGACGGCGTTTGTGTGGCGATGACCGGCGATGGCGTGAATGATGCGCCTGCGCTAAGACGCGCCGACATCGGCATCGCCATGGGTCATAAAGGCACCGAAGCCGCCAAGGAAGCTTCAGTGATGGTGATTACCGATGACAACTTCGCCACCATCGTCCATGCCGTAAAGGAAGGCCGCGCAGTTTATGAGAACCTGAAAAAGGCCGTGGCGTTTCTGCTACCGGTCAACGGCGGTGAATCCATCAGTATCATCGTTGCCATCTTGTTGGGCTATACTTTGCCGATCACGCCCTTACAGATCCTTTGGGTCAATATGGTGAGTTCGATAGCTCTGGCCATGACGCTCGCATTCGAACCCGGCGAACCGGACAGCATGACACATCCACCGCGACCTGCGAACGAGCCTATTCTTTCAGGGTTTCTGGTTTGGCGCATACTATTGGTAACCGCATTGTTTGCAGCCGGTATATTTGGTATTTTCAAATTGAGCCTGTATCAGGGTTCTACGCTGGAGGAAGCGCGCACCTATGCCGTCAATACGCTGGTGACGATGGAGGTTTTTTACCTGTTCAGCGTGCGCTATCAGCGTGTTTCATCCTTAAGTTTCAAACGCCTGTTCAATTCACCGGCGGTACTGATTGGCGTCACTGCGGTCATCATCCTGCAACTGGTGTTTACCTATGCGCCGTTTATGGAGGCATTTTTTGACAGCCGCCCGGTGGATTTAGTGCATGGCATGGAGATTATCGCCATCGGTGTTGGCATGTTTGGTATTTTGGAACTTGAAAAACTGTTTCGGAGAAAAGTCCTGGTAAAGTAA
- a CDS encoding hemolysin family protein gives MNNLFLIFTALLLVALNGFFVAAEFGLVKLRKTRINAIVKTKGWRGRILGKVHAKLDAYLSACQLGITLASLGLGWIGEPAFASLLESLFDKLGVTSPELIHGISFAFAFTIISFLHIVVGELAPKSLAIRNPEKIGLLSAGPLYGFYWLMYPVIWLLNSSANLVLRLLGLDNVHGHDAHYSADELKLILRSNFPDDRFTRDEWNILAKTLDFSELEVSDLMRPIHEITALHRNESLQKNLQRVSEKRFSRYPYFDTNGIDVLGVIHLKDLFFAQQEGQTLEDLTDYLRPIQYIAPHRPAMELFRHFRMGTSHFAIIGQKGQKPQGFITLDNLLSAMVGEIRDEFRQNKNDWTRLNNGTLMGKGSLPIFSLERILGIDVENEELKLEDEVSIGGLIMAKLRDIPIEGQKIEFRQFDVVIRKMNGPRIVFVQIYPNEITDVMQ, from the coding sequence ATGAATAATCTTTTTCTGATCTTTACCGCGCTGTTGCTGGTCGCGCTCAATGGCTTTTTTGTGGCGGCAGAGTTCGGTCTGGTCAAACTGCGAAAAACGCGCATCAACGCGATTGTTAAAACGAAAGGTTGGCGTGGACGCATTTTGGGAAAGGTGCACGCAAAACTTGATGCTTATTTATCGGCATGCCAGCTGGGCATTACACTCGCTTCGCTCGGTTTAGGCTGGATTGGCGAGCCTGCGTTTGCGAGCCTGCTGGAATCTCTGTTCGATAAGCTCGGCGTCACCTCACCGGAGCTGATACACGGCATATCATTTGCTTTCGCCTTTACCATCATTTCGTTTCTGCACATTGTCGTCGGCGAGCTTGCACCGAAATCTCTGGCAATTCGTAATCCTGAAAAAATCGGCTTATTGAGCGCCGGGCCGCTCTACGGATTTTATTGGCTGATGTATCCAGTGATCTGGTTGCTCAACTCCAGCGCCAATTTGGTATTACGCCTGTTGGGTTTGGATAATGTTCATGGTCATGATGCGCATTACTCGGCTGATGAACTTAAACTTATTTTACGCAGCAACTTCCCAGACGACCGCTTTACGCGCGATGAATGGAACATTCTGGCGAAAACGTTAGACTTCAGCGAACTCGAAGTGTCCGACCTGATGCGCCCGATCCATGAGATCACTGCATTGCACCGCAACGAGTCATTGCAAAAAAATCTGCAAAGGGTGTCTGAAAAACGCTTTAGCCGTTATCCCTATTTCGACACTAACGGCATCGATGTGTTAGGAGTAATTCATTTGAAAGATTTGTTTTTCGCCCAGCAGGAGGGCCAAACGCTTGAGGATTTGACTGACTACTTGCGGCCTATCCAATACATAGCGCCGCACAGACCGGCAATGGAACTATTCCGTCACTTCCGCATGGGAACATCGCATTTCGCTATTATTGGACAAAAAGGCCAAAAACCGCAAGGCTTCATCACGCTAGATAATTTGTTAAGTGCGATGGTCGGTGAGATCCGCGACGAGTTCCGACAAAACAAAAATGACTGGACCAGGCTTAATAACGGCACACTTATGGGCAAGGGCAGTCTGCCGATATTTTCGCTGGAACGGATTCTGGGAATCGATGTCGAGAATGAAGAGCTTAAATTGGAAGATGAGGTATCGATTGGTGGTCTCATCATGGCCAAGCTGCGCGACATTCCGATCGAAGGCCAAAAGATTGAATTCAGGCAGTTCGATGTTGTGATCAGAAAAATGAATGGACCTCGCATCGTTTTTGTCCAGATTTACCCCAATGAAATAACTGATGTTATGCAGTAA